A part of Molothrus aeneus isolate 106 unplaced genomic scaffold, BPBGC_Maene_1.0 scaffold_30, whole genome shotgun sequence genomic DNA contains:
- the HNRNPL gene encoding heterogeneous nuclear ribonucleoprotein L isoform X2, giving the protein MSRRRWRGPQGAEGGGRGADMGKMATGGGGGGSGRYYGGGGGGEGGRAPKRLKTESAEAPPHGPGGPGGAGGGAGAGGSENYEDPHKTPASPVVHIRGLIDGIVEADLVEALQEFGPISYVVVMPKKRQALVEFEDILGACNAVNYAADNQIYFAGHPAFVNYSTSQKISRPGDSDDARGVNNVLLFTILNPIYSITTDVLYTICNPCGPVQRIVIFRKNGVQAMVEFDSVQSAQRAKASLNGADIYSGCCTLKIEYAKPSRLNVFKNDQDTWDYTNPNLSGTGEPGGNPNKRQRQPPLLGDHPAEYGGPHGGYHHGHYHHDEGYGPPPPHYEGRRMGPPPVGGGHRRGPGRYGPQYGHPPPPPPPPPDYGPHADSPVLMVYGLDQAKMNCDRVFNVFCLYGNVEKVKFMKSKPGAAMVEMADGYAVDRAITHLNNNFMFGQKLNVCVSKQQPLCRASPTGWRTAPVGFTGIFGVDSDDFWGGFW; this is encoded by the exons ATGTCGCGGCGGCGGTGGCGCGGCCCTCAGGGTGCTGAAGGTGGCGGACGCGGAGCCGACATGGGGAAGATGGCtacgggcggcggcggcggcggttcGGGCCGATATTACGGCGGCGGTGGCGGTGGCGAAGGCGGGAGAGCTCCAAAACGCCTGAAAACCGAGAGCGCGGAGGCGCCGCCTCATGGGCCTGGCGGGCCggggggcgcgggcggcggcgccggaGCGGGAGGATCG GAGAACTACGAGGACCCGCACAAGACGCCGGCGTCGCCCGTGGTTCACATCCGCGGCCTCATCGACGGCATCGTGGAGGCCGACCTGGTGGAGGCGCTGCAGGAGTTCGGGCCCATCAg ctaCGTGGTGGTGATGCCGAAGAAGCGCCAGGCCCTGGTGGAGTTCGAGGACATCCTGGGCGCCTGCAACGCCGTCAACTACGCGGCCGACAACCAGATCTACTTCGCTGGGCACCCCGCCTTCGTCAACTACTCCACCAGCCAGAAGATCTCACGGCCAGGGGACAGCGACGACGCGCGCGGCGTCAACAACGTGCTGCTCTTCACCATCCTCAACCCCATCTACTCCATCACCACG gACGTGCTCTACACCATCTGCAACCCCTGCGGGCCGGTGCAGAGGATCGTCATCTTCCGCAAGAACGGCGTGCAGGCCATGGTGGA GTTTGACTCGGTGCAGAGCGCCCAGCGCGCCAAGGCCTCGCTCAACGGCGCCGACATCTACTCGGGGTGCTGCACCCTCAAGATCGAGTACGCCAag cccagccgcCTGAACGTGTTCAAGAACGACCAGGACACCTGGGACTACACCAACCCCAACCTGAGCGGGACAG gagaGCCCGGAGGGAACCCCAACAAGCGGCAGCGGCAGCCGCCCCTGCTGGGCGACCACCCGGCGGAGTACG GTGGTCCCCACGGCGGTTACCACCACGGCCACTACCACCACGACGAGGGCTACGGGCCCCCTCCCCCCCATTACGAGGGGCGGCGCATGGGCCCTCCCCCGGTGGGGGGGGGGCACCGGAGGGGTCCCGGCCGTTACGGGCCCCAGTACGGGcacccccccccgcccccgccgccgccccccgacTACGGCCCCCACGCCGACTCGCCCGTGCTCATGGTGTACGGGCTGGACCAGGCCAAGATGAACTGCGACAGGGTGTTCAACGTCTTCTGCCTCTACGGCAACGTGGAGAAG GTGAAGTTCATGAAGAGCAAGCCGGGCGCGGCCATGGTGGAGATGGCCGATGGCTACGCCGTGGACAGAGCCATCACCCACCTCAACAACAACTTCATGTTCGGCCAGAAGCTCAACGTCTG